Proteins found in one Methanofollis fontis genomic segment:
- a CDS encoding formylmethanofuran dehydrogenase subunit A, giving the protein MNELLIKNAFVIDPINNITGEQMDLAVRDGRIVEDVGANAEVIDAGGCLTLPGGIDSHTHVCGTKVNFGRYMSPEDMRAGREARRGVKHATSGYSVPTTYANSYRYAIMGYTTLLEGAMAPLEARHTHEEFSATPLQDMMANTLFDGNWGVMEAIRDGDTERAAAIVGWTISAVKGFGIKITNPGGTEAWGWGKDVTCIRDPVPYFEVTPAEIIETLIRSCEMLRLPHSVHLHCNNLGKPGNYGCTMETFNLVPDLNDKRQTLYATHVQFHSYGGSGWKDFCSKAEPVAGLVNNRPQIVIDMGQVMFGKTTTMTADGPMEFNLYRLHHNKWSNHDVELETGSGIIPVLYRRKNLVNSIMWAIGLELALLVENPWQCMLTTDNPNGAPFVKYPEIIALLMSKKYRDAEFATVHPETGSRTVLPSLERELDWNEIAVMTRAGQAKALGITDIGKGHLGLGAEADIAVYPLKVGEIDPAKEYEQVIEGFSKAKWTIKRGRPMARDGEILVHGENTTIWADPVIRPDRDIAQDPDFCEMFNHWYSVRMSNYPVQDEYLQRNLRMQSEADL; this is encoded by the coding sequence ATGAACGAACTGCTGATCAAAAACGCCTTTGTGATCGATCCGATCAACAACATCACCGGCGAACAGATGGACCTCGCCGTCCGCGACGGCCGGATCGTGGAGGACGTCGGGGCGAACGCCGAGGTGATCGATGCCGGCGGGTGTCTCACCCTGCCGGGTGGCATCGATTCCCATACTCATGTCTGCGGCACCAAGGTGAACTTCGGGCGTTATATGAGCCCTGAGGACATGCGGGCCGGCAGGGAGGCGCGAAGGGGGGTGAAACACGCCACATCAGGCTATTCGGTCCCGACGACCTATGCAAACTCCTACCGCTATGCCATCATGGGCTACACCACCCTGCTGGAGGGGGCAATGGCGCCCCTGGAGGCGCGGCACACCCATGAGGAGTTCTCGGCCACCCCGCTCCAGGACATGATGGCCAACACCCTCTTCGACGGCAACTGGGGGGTGATGGAGGCGATCCGGGACGGCGATACCGAACGCGCCGCCGCCATCGTCGGATGGACCATCTCGGCCGTCAAGGGCTTCGGGATCAAGATCACCAATCCGGGCGGCACCGAGGCCTGGGGGTGGGGCAAGGACGTCACCTGCATCAGGGACCCGGTCCCCTATTTCGAGGTGACACCGGCCGAGATCATCGAGACGCTGATCCGCTCGTGCGAGATGCTCCGCCTCCCCCACTCGGTCCACCTCCACTGCAACAACCTGGGCAAACCGGGCAATTACGGCTGCACCATGGAGACCTTCAACCTGGTGCCTGACCTGAACGATAAACGCCAGACGCTGTATGCCACCCATGTCCAGTTCCACAGCTACGGGGGATCGGGCTGGAAGGACTTCTGCTCAAAGGCCGAACCGGTTGCCGGACTCGTGAACAACCGCCCGCAGATCGTCATCGATATGGGGCAGGTGATGTTCGGCAAGACCACGACGATGACCGCCGACGGCCCGATGGAGTTCAACCTCTACCGCCTCCACCACAACAAGTGGTCCAACCACGATGTGGAGCTGGAGACCGGGTCCGGGATCATCCCGGTGCTCTACCGCAGGAAGAACCTGGTGAACTCGATCATGTGGGCGATCGGGCTTGAACTGGCGCTCCTTGTCGAGAACCCCTGGCAGTGCATGCTCACGACCGATAACCCGAACGGTGCCCCCTTCGTGAAGTATCCGGAGATCATCGCCCTGCTGATGAGCAAAAAGTATCGGGACGCGGAGTTTGCCACCGTCCACCCGGAAACCGGGTCGAGGACGGTGCTCCCCTCCCTTGAGCGCGAACTGGACTGGAACGAGATCGCCGTCATGACGCGGGCCGGACAGGCGAAGGCGCTCGGGATCACCGATATCGGCAAGGGGCACCTCGGTCTGGGCGCCGAGGCCGACATCGCCGTCTATCCCCTCAAGGTCGGGGAGATCGATCCGGCAAAGGAGTATGAGCAGGTGATCGAGGGCTTCTCAAAGGCGAAGTGGACGATCAAGCGCGGCCGACCGATGGCGCGGGACGGCGAGATCCTGGTCCACGGCGAGAACACCACGATCTGGGCGGACCCGGTGATCCGCCCTGACCGCGACATTGCACAGGACCCCGATTTCTGCGAGATGTTCAACCACTGGTATTCGGTGCGGATGAGCAACTACCCGGTGCAGGACGAATATCTCCAGAGAAACCTGCGTATGCAGAGCGAGGCAGACCTATGA
- a CDS encoding formylmethanofuran dehydrogenase subunit C: MRIILTMRPRKNPKIPIEAEMIVPSLLMKGDDVTVWEGNRERRLDEVFEVAIEGEASSPADVEVVLRGDTARVKRIGEYMDGGQITVEGDIGMHCGNFMEAGTIEVMGNAGGWLGREMRGGTIICRGNAGHYCASGYRGEKKGMTGGRIEVFGNAGDFVAEYLTGGEVFVHGNCGDMPGVEMHGGTLTISGDCSRPCGNMTSGTCTVFGCAYGMMPTFALQGEEIASDGEKIHSFTGDVANRGKGNLFVRRYQYLE; this comes from the coding sequence ATGAGGATCATTCTGACAATGCGCCCGCGTAAAAACCCGAAGATACCGATCGAAGCCGAGATGATCGTCCCATCACTGCTGATGAAGGGGGATGACGTCACGGTATGGGAGGGAAACCGCGAACGGCGGCTGGACGAGGTCTTCGAGGTCGCCATCGAAGGGGAGGCGTCATCTCCGGCAGACGTGGAGGTGGTGCTGCGCGGTGACACCGCACGCGTGAAGCGTATCGGCGAGTACATGGACGGCGGGCAGATCACCGTCGAAGGCGACATCGGGATGCATTGCGGAAATTTCATGGAGGCCGGCACCATTGAGGTGATGGGCAATGCCGGCGGCTGGCTCGGGCGTGAGATGCGTGGCGGCACGATCATCTGTCGGGGCAATGCCGGTCACTACTGTGCATCCGGCTACCGCGGCGAGAAGAAGGGAATGACCGGCGGCAGAATAGAGGTCTTTGGAAATGCAGGCGATTTTGTCGCCGAATACCTCACCGGCGGCGAGGTGTTTGTGCACGGCAACTGCGGCGACATGCCGGGTGTGGAGATGCATGGCGGGACACTCACCATCAGCGGCGACTGCTCCCGCCCCTGCGGAAATATGACCAGCGGCACCTGCACGGTATTCGGCTGCGCATACGGGATGATGCCGACCTTTGCCCTGCAAGGAGAAGAAATCGCCTCCGATGGAGAAAAGATTCATTCATTCACCGGAGATGTCGCAAACAGAGGAAAGGGAAACCTTTTCGTGAGGCGCTATCAATATCTCGAGTAA
- a CDS encoding DUF1922 domain-containing protein, protein MYRVIRCPGCLTFTYVDPYQHWKLCHVCGEVIDAGRAPVYLEATDHRDAERLIVKLEDFLDETGKMDLDDAEKTRLRSEYARWLRSRMA, encoded by the coding sequence ATGTACCGCGTCATCCGCTGTCCCGGGTGCCTGACCTTCACCTATGTCGACCCCTATCAGCACTGGAAGCTCTGCCATGTCTGCGGCGAGGTGATCGATGCGGGACGAGCACCTGTCTATCTGGAAGCGACCGATCACCGCGATGCGGAGCGACTCATCGTGAAACTCGAGGACTTTCTGGATGAGACCGGAAAAATGGATCTGGATGATGCAGAAAAGACCAGGCTCCGTTCTGAATATGCACGCTGGCTCAGAAGCAGGATGGCCTGA
- a CDS encoding NifB/NifX family molybdenum-iron cluster-binding protein gives MKVGVARDGTEVSQHFGQCEGYAIFEVENGTVVGRTDIASPGHSPGVLPALLAENGATVVIAGGMGPKAVDLFCARGIEVYLGVSGSVEEAIALFLKGELVTSANVCSHDGHDCGHEH, from the coding sequence ATGAAAGTTGGAGTTGCACGGGACGGCACCGAGGTGTCGCAGCATTTTGGACAGTGCGAGGGATATGCGATCTTTGAGGTCGAGAACGGCACCGTCGTCGGTCGGACCGACATCGCCAGTCCCGGTCATTCGCCGGGTGTTCTTCCGGCACTGCTCGCGGAGAACGGGGCGACGGTTGTGATTGCCGGCGGCATGGGCCCGAAGGCGGTCGATCTCTTCTGTGCCCGTGGCATCGAGGTCTACCTCGGTGTTTCAGGCAGTGTCGAGGAGGCGATCGCTCTCTTCCTCAAGGGAGAACTGGTCACCAGCGCCAATGTCTGCAGCCATGACGGTCATGACTGCGGTCACGAACACTAA
- a CDS encoding coenzyme F420-0:L-glutamate ligase, with protein sequence MHIEVIPVEGLPIIHPGDNLAEMISTLVSFEDGDILCLASSVYSKAAGYLRRLDEITPTEDALRIASKTREDPRFVQAVLDDSTDVILEAPFILSETVTGHVGVRAGIDHSNVEDGMIIRLPPDPMGAAGEMRERISSATGRDVRVIITDTCGRSFRRGQAGVAIGWSGMQAIRDFRGDHDLFGHILEITEEAVVDEIAGFANFVMGESNNGVPAVVFRNCPQWSGHDSLHFSRDEDIIRTALCNK encoded by the coding sequence ATGCATATCGAGGTTATTCCGGTAGAAGGGCTGCCGATCATCCATCCGGGCGATAATCTTGCGGAAATGATCTCCACTCTGGTCTCCTTCGAGGACGGCGATATTCTCTGTCTCGCCTCCTCGGTCTACTCCAAGGCGGCGGGTTATCTGAGACGGCTTGACGAGATCACACCGACGGAGGATGCCCTCAGGATCGCTTCAAAGACCCGCGAGGACCCGCGGTTTGTCCAGGCCGTCCTCGACGATTCGACTGACGTGATCCTTGAAGCACCCTTCATCCTCTCCGAGACCGTTACCGGCCATGTGGGGGTCAGGGCGGGCATCGACCACTCCAATGTGGAGGACGGCATGATCATCCGTCTCCCCCCCGATCCGATGGGGGCTGCCGGGGAGATGCGGGAGAGGATTTCATCTGCCACCGGCAGGGATGTGCGTGTGATCATCACCGACACCTGCGGTCGGTCCTTCCGTCGCGGGCAGGCGGGGGTCGCCATCGGATGGAGCGGGATGCAGGCAATCCGGGATTTCAGGGGGGATCACGACCTCTTCGGCCACATCCTCGAGATCACCGAGGAGGCGGTGGTCGACGAGATCGCCGGTTTTGCAAATTTTGTGATGGGGGAGAGCAACAACGGTGTTCCGGCAGTCGTATTCAGGAACTGTCCGCAGTGGAGTGGTCACGACAGCCTGCATTTCAGCAGGGACGAGGATATCATCAGAACAGCACTGTGCAATAAATAA
- a CDS encoding preprotein translocase subunit Sec61beta, whose protein sequence is MAKKSGGRLVSSAGLVNYYDSEDRRAVHIKPEYVMAVAAVVGVIIFFMNTFY, encoded by the coding sequence ATGGCAAAGAAGAGTGGCGGGCGTCTCGTCTCGTCGGCGGGTCTTGTGAACTATTATGATAGTGAGGACCGCAGGGCAGTCCACATCAAACCCGAATATGTGATGGCCGTCGCTGCTGTGGTCGGTGTAATTATTTTCTTCATGAATACGTTCTATTAA